The Actinoplanes sp. N902-109 genomic interval CGATCCCCACCGAGATCTACGAGGCGGCGGCGCTGGACGGCGCCACCCGCGGCACCCTGTTCTTCCGCATCACCCTGCCGCTGCTGTGGAACACGCTGCAGGTCGCCTGGGTCTACCTCGGCATCGCCGCGTTCGACGCCTTCGCCCTGGTGAACGTCATGTCGGTGGACCGCGGTGGTCCCGACGGCGCGACCACGGTGCTGGGCCTGGAGATCTTCCGCAACATGCAGGACTACGCACAGTTCGGCTACGCCTCGGCGATGGGTGTCGTGCTGTTCTTCCTGACCATCACGTTCGCCGCGCTGACCCTGCGGGTCACCCGGCGCGACACCGTCGAGCTGTAGGGACGGAGCCCGAGATGACCAACCTGCGTACCGACGCGCCTGTCCCGCCGCCCGGCACGGTGAGCTACCCCGGCAAGCGGCACTCGGCGGCCGCGACCGCCGAGAAGAAGGAGCTCAAGCTCTTCAGCGGCTTCGCCCACGTGGCCCTGGCGATCTGGGGCATCCTCGTCATCGCCCCGCTGATCTGGGTGGTGCTGGCCAGCTTCAAGAGCAACACCGAGATCTTCACCCACGCGCCGTTCAGCCTGCCGAGCAAGCTGAGCTTCGAGACGTACAAGACGGCCTGGACCGAGGCCCACATCGGCCGCTACTTCTTCAACAGCATCTTCGTGGTCGCGCTGAGCACCGCCGGCACCATGGTCTTCGGCTCGATGGCCGCGTACGTGCTGGCCCGTTACAAGTTCTTCGGCAACCGCTTCATCTACTACCTGTTCGTCTCGGGCCTGGCCTTCCCGGTGTTCATGGCGATCGTCCCGCTGTTCCTGATCCTGCAGAACCTCGGGCTGCTCAACACGTACACCGGCCTGATCCTGGTCTACATCGCCTACTCGCTGCCGTTCACGGTCTTCTTCATGACCGCGTTCTTCAAGACGCTGCCGAACCACGTGGCCGAGGCCGCCATCGTCGACGGCGCCTCGCACACCCGGCTGTTCTTCCAGGTCATGCTGCCGATGGCCAAGTCCGGCCTGGTCAGCATCACGATCTTCAACGTGGTCGGCCAGTGGAACCAGTACCTGCTGCCGGTGGCGATCATGCAGGGCCAGGGCGCGGACAAGAAGTGGGTGCTCACCCAGGGCATCGCCAACATCTCGGTGTCGGCCGGCTACCAGGCCAACTGGGCGGCCCTGTTCGCCGCCCTCACCCTGTCCATCCTGCCGATGATCATCGTCTACGCCTTCTTCCAGCGCCAGATCCAGTCCGGCCTGACCGCGGGCGCCACCAAGTAACCCGGACTCTCACCCACCGCGAAGGCGGCGCCACCTCCCAGGGGTGGCGCCGCCTTCGCATGGGCCCGCATCACCGGCGGCCGATCACAGCCCCGCGCCGCTCGTGACCGCGCTCAGAAGCCGTCGTTCCAGAGAATCGCTCGGGCGTGCTGGGTGCGGGCGATGATGGCGTAGCCGGTGCGGCAGTCCAGGTCGGTGAGGGCTGCCTTGACGCCTTGCTCGTGCTGGGACAGGGCGATTTCGATGCGGCCGGGTTGTTCGTCGGCGGGGGCGATGCGGTAGCCGTGGGTGCGCAGGCAGGTGGCGTACGTGTGGGCCGCGTCGATCAGCTGGGGGTCGGTCTGGAAGGCGGCGTACGCGGCGGGGTCCGGCTCGGCGGGCGGCGGCGGCTGGGCGGCGGCGGCCTGGCCCTGGCAGCCGAAGGAAGGGTTGCCGGAGGCGTCGGGTGTGCCGCTGAGAGCCTGGTCGTACGCGGCTCGGCGGGGTGGGGGGAGGGCCGCGCGGATGGCGTTGTTGGGGTTGGCGGTCCGGGTGCCGGCGCCGAAGCCGTGCCGCCGGCGGAAGGCGCGGACGTCGTCGGTGGGCAGCAGCACCGAGACGCGGCCCGAGAAGAGTTGCTCATCCGGCGGTGCCGGGCGGTAGTCGAAGCCCTGCCCGGCCATGCAGTCGGCCACGGCCTGCTCGGCTTGTGCCTGACGGGTGCGCAGGTCGCTGATGGCCTTGCCGGGGTCGAACGGTGCGGGCGGGGAGCCGGCCGGCTGGGGTGCGGCGCAGCCCGCGAGGAGGAGCGATCCGGTCAGCGCTGTCGCGATTGTTGAACGTCTCAAGACCTCTCCTGACGGCTGGGCACCTCGTCGGGTAGAGCGCCGTCATGGCCGGAAAGGTTGCATCGGCACGGGAAAGCCCCCACGTGCGAGCTGCTCGTGGGGGCTGCTCCGGGGCGTTACGGACCTGGTCAGGGTGCCGAACCGCCGTACAGGAAACGGTCGAGGTGGGCTCGCAGCCGATCCAGATCGGGACCGTCCGCGATCAACGGGTAGCCGTGGCTCTGCAGCAGGTCGGCGACCGCGTTGACGATGTCGTCGGTGAGCCCGTCGGCGGGAGTGCCGGCGGGGATGGGGTATGCCGTGGTGGAAGGACTGCTTACGATGTGCATCAGGTCGCCTCCACGGGCGATTAGGGCCCGGATTACCGGGAGCTGCAACTCCCGCCGGGCCCGCTTCATCGGACGCGTCCATTGTGGTCCGGTTCTGCCGGTTCGGGGGCCGGCTGACGGGCCGATCTCAGCGATCTCGAACACACGTACGATCACCCGGGTTCCGGTGGGTGGCCGCTGTACGTGGACGCGCCGTGGAGGCTGTGCCTGTTGCCTGGTGAAGTCGGCTTACCTGGTGAAGTCGGCGCCGAGCAGCTCCCTGAGCCGGCCCAGCGCGCGCATGTTGCGCATCTTCACGACCGAGGTGGACACGCCCAGGATCTCGGCGACTGTCTCGACGCTGTGGTCCTCCCAGTGTCGCAGCACCACGATGGCCTGGTCCCGGACGGGCAGCGTGGCCAGTGCCCGCATCAACGTCACCTGCAGTTCGGCATCGCGCTCGACCTGCTGCCCGGGCCGGTCGGGCAGTTCCGCGCTGACCACCTCCGAGCCGCTGCGCCGCTTGCGCTGGTCGAAGATCGCGTTCAGCAGAACCCGGCGGCTGTACGCCTCGAGGTTGGCCGTACGCCAGATCCGGCCCCACGATGCGTACATCTTGGCCAGGGTCAACTGCGTCAGGTCCTGGGCCAGGTGCCAGTCCCGGCACATCAGGTACGCGGTACGCCGCAGCCGTGGCGTGGCGGTGACGGCGAACGCGGTGAATTCCTCGTCGCGGGCTGCCCGCTCACGCCGCCAGGAGAGACCCCAGCCCGACTCGGACCGCACGATGTCAGTCACCTGCCCGCTCGAGGGCAGTCGTAGCCGACCACGTCCTGAACGCCGGCGCGGTGCCGGAACCGCGCGGCGAACGCCGGATACCCCGACGGCTGGGCCAGCGCCATCCGGAACGACTCCGGCAGGGCGTCCCCGGAGAGCGAGGACACGAAATCCGGGGACTTCTGCCACAGCTCCTTGAACCTCGCGTACGCCTGCTCGCGGCTCTCGAACTGCACGTCCCGCACCACCGGATCAGCTTGCAACGCGGTCAGCAGGCCGGAGCGCTGCGTCGCCGTGATGTCCGGGGTGAGGAAGACCGCGACGTCCGAGGCGCGGTCCTGCGCCGGCTGCGTGCAGGCCGACGGCCTCGCCGCAGCAGCCGGGACCCGGTCCGGTGCCGGCGCCATGCTCCCGTTCACCGCGACCACCGCGGTGACCACTGCCGCAGTTGCTGCCAAGCCGCCCGCGACCAGCCCCCGGCGCCGCCGGATCCGCCGGCCGTGGACCATGGCCAGCCGCACGGTGTCGCCCGGCAGGTGCCCGGGCTCGTCATCAAGGGCCCGCTCGAACAGGCCTCGCAGATTCTGCTCCACAGCTCGCTCTCCCAGTGTCCAGTGGCTTCCTTCCTTCATGACCGGGTGGGCCACCGGATCGGTCACACCGTTTTCGTCGTACCCCTGGGTCATGATGGGCTCGTGCTGGTGGCGGTGGTGTCGGCGGACGGGACCTGGACGGGTCCCGGGCTGCTGCGCGACCTCCATCCGGACGGCACGCCGGCCGCCGGGCCCGTCGCCGTCCCAGACCTCGCGGCCGCGGTGGCCGCGCGCGAGGCCGCTGACGCACCCCGCTGGTTGTGGGCGGCGACCGCTGAGTGCTATCCGCCCCTGCTGCGTTCCGGTGTACGGGTGGGGCGTTGCCATGACGTCGAGCTGACCGAGGCACTGCTGCTCGGTTTCGCCGGGCGCTGGGGGCAGCCGCGCGGGCTGGCCGCCGCGTTCGCCCGGTTGACCGGGGTGCTGCCGGTGCCCGCCGACCCGCCGCCGCGGATCCCGGAGCCGCCCGGCCTGACCCAGGAGACGCTGTTCGGGCCGGCCACGGGCGCGGGGGCGGGCTCGGATCACCAGGCCGTGCTCACCGTGGCCGCAGCCGCAGCTCCTACGGGTGCGGCCCGGCCTGCGGGCCTTGGCGGCGCGCCGCGGGTCGTTCTCGATGCGCTCGTGCGGGTCTACGCCGATCAGCAGCTGCGGGTCGCGGCGACCGGGCAGCCGCGGCGGTTCGGGTTGCTGGTGGCGGCCGAGTCGGCGGGGGCGCTGATCGGCGCCGAGATGGGGCACACCGGCATCCCCTGGCGGGCCGACGTGCACGACCAGGTGTTGCGCGAGCTGCTGGGGGCGCCGCAGCCGGTGGGCCCGCCGCGGCGGCTGGCCGAGCTGACGGCGGAGATCAACGCGGCCTTCGGCGTACGGGGACTGCATCCGGACTCGCCGGCCGAGGTGCTCAGGGCGTTCGCCAGGGCCGGCATCGACGTGCCCAACACGCGGGCCTGGGTGCTGCGCAAGGTCGAGCACCCGGCGGTCAAGCCGTTGCTGGAATACAAGGAGCTCTACCGCATCTGGACGGCGCACGGCTGGACCTGGCTCGACTCCTGGGTGCGCGACGGCCGCTTCCGCCCCGAGTACGTTCCCGGTGGCGTGGTGTCGGGGCGCTGGGCCACCCGTGGCGGCGGGGCGTTGCAGGTGCCCAAGGTCGTACGGCGTGCGGTGGTGGCCGATCCGGGCTGGTGCTTCGTGGTCGCCGACGCCGGCCAGCTCGAACCGCGGGTGCTGGCCGCGGTCTCCGGCGACGCCCGGCTCGCCGCGGCGGGGGAGGCCGACGACCTCTACGCCGCGCTCGCCGCCGACTCGTTCGACGGTGACCGGCCCCGGGCCAAGGTCGCCCTGCTCGGCGCGATGTACGGGCAGACCGGCGGCGCCGCGATCCCCGCGCTGGCGGTGCTGCGCAAGCACTACCCGACCGCCTTCGAGTACGTGGAAGCCGCCGCGCGCACCGGTGAGGCCGGGGGACTGGTCCGCTCCTGGCTGGGCCGCACCTGTCCGCCGTCGTCCAGCGCCTGGCGCGACGCCGGCCTCGACCCGCCCGAGGAGACCGGTTCCGCCGACCTGCCGCAGGGTGGCGCGTCGGGCCGGGCCCGCGGCCGGTTCACCCGCAACTTCGTCATCCAGGCCACCGCCGCCGAGTGGGCCCTGGTGCTGCTGGCCACGCTGCGCACCGAGCTGGCCGGCACCCGCGCCGAGATCGTCCTGTTCGTGCATGACGAGGTGGGCGTGCACTGCCCCGCGGACGAGGCCGGGCGGGTGGCCGAGGCGGTGCGTTCGGCCGCGGCCCGGGCCGGCGAGCTCCTCTTCGGCCGTACGGAGGTGAGGTTCCCGCTCGACGTCAGCACCGTCGAGTGCTACGCCGACGCCGCCTGACCACGAGCACCGCGTGGTGCCTGCCCTGCCGGGTGCTGGTGGTCAGGGGAGTTGCTGCGAGCCGACGGTCGTTGGGTGCCCAGTCGGTTCGGGCGGCGTCATGGCTTCGCGTGCGTAGGCCTCCACCAGTGCGCGCAAGCGTTCGGTGGCCGACAGTAGCAGGTCCAGGTCCTTGGCCGTGAACTCGGCCAGCGCGGCGTTGAGCTGTTCTGCCAGGGGTTCGAAGAACGCGTCTGCGGCTTCGTTTATCGCCTTCGTGGATCGCAGCGTGACGATGCGGCGGTCGGTGTGCTCTCGCGTCCGGTCGATGAAGCCCGCTGTCTCCAGGCGAGCGAGCAGGATCGAGGTCGCGCCGGGTGAGAGGCCGATGCGCTCTGCCAGACGTGCTGGGGTGAGAGGCCGGCCGGCCTCTTCGTGCTCGATGATCTGCACGACAGCCGCGGCGTCGGTGACGTGCATGCCCTTGGTGCGCGCGAACAGCCGGAGCAGCTCGCTCTGCGCGGCTCCGAACGCCGTCAGGCCGTCCAGCACGCGCTCGCGCTGCGATGGCGGTCGCGGGTGTTCGTCCATGGTCATGTCCTCCGGTGGCGCGGCACTCGTGAGGATAGTTTAGCCGCAAAATAATGTGGGTCAGGCCGCCTTGTCCGGTGATAGTTTTGTGGCATAATAATTTTGCGGCAAGAGGAACCTTGGGTTCGCTCGCGACCGTCCCTGCTACGTCTATCAAGGAGATCGTCAGTCATGAAGCCCGTCGTCATCATCGGAGCGGGCCTCGCCGGCCTTACGCTCGCGCGTGTCCTGCACCTCAACGACATTCCCGTGGTGCTCTACGAGGGTGAGGAGTCGTTGAACGCCCGCACGCAGGGCGGTCAGCTCGACATTCACGACTTCAACGGCCAGGTCGCGCTCGCACGATGCCGGCTGACGGACGAGTTCCACTCCATCGTCAACCTGGGCGCCGAGGCCATGCGGTTCCTCGACCCCGACGGTCACGTCGTCGGCGAGATCCCGGACGACGGCAAACTGACCAACCCTGAGGTGCTACGGGGAGAACTGCGCCGCATCCTCGTCGAGTCCCTGCCTGAGGGGACCATCCGCTGGGACCACAAGATCGCATCGATCCACGCCACCGGTGACGCCCACACCGTCGTGTTCGCCAACGGCGACTCGGTCGACGCGGACGTGCTCGTCGGCGCCGACGGCGCGTGGTCCCGGGTGCGGGCCTATCTCAACGGGGCGGCCCCGGAGTACACCGGCACCCTGTGGGCGGAGACGTTCCTGCACGACGTCGAAGCCCGCCATCGGGACGGTGCGGAGATCGTCGGCCGTGGCGCGATGCTCGCGATGCAGCCCGGCCGCGGCATCTTCGGGCACCGCGAAGCCAACGACATCATCCATGTCTACGCCGTCATGAAGAAACCGCTCGCCTGGGCGGAAACCGTCGACCTCGCCGACCGGGAGCGGGCACTTCAGGTCATCGCCGACCAACTCGGGGACGGGTGGGCGCCGGAACTGACCGAGCTGATCACCGGCGGGGACACCGACCCCGTCGTCCGTCCCATCTGGGGACTCCCGCTCGGGCACACCTGGGACCGCCGGCGCGGCGTGATGCTTGTCGGCGACGCCGCGCACCTGACCCCGCCCGACGGCGACGGCGCGAACTGGGCGCTCTTCGACGGCGCGGAACTCGGGACCCTCATCGCCGAGAACCCGGACGACATCGACGCCGCGTTCGACGCCTTCGCCGAGAGAATGCTGCCGCGCAGCGCCGAATCCTCCGAGGAGGGCTACCAGTCCTTCGAGCGCACCTTCGGCTACAACGCGCCTGTCAACCTGCGGAACATGATGGACGGCGCCAAGACCTACGGACGCGAACATCACGAGTAGCTCAGCCGCCGCTCCGGCCGGATCGGTCCGGACGACCAGTCGTCGGTCACCGGATGTGCGCCGTCAAGCTGTACCGGCGGTGGCCACGACCGAGATGAGGAAGCCCACGAAAGCGCAGATGCCGCCCACGAAGGCGAGAAAGGCGCACACCCCACTTGTCACGGCTGCGGCTTTGCCGGCCGTGACCCAACCTTTCGAAACGACGTCCGACGACAGGCCATCCAATTGCGTGCCGGTCACCGCGCTCAGCACGCACACCGTCAGGCTGATCAGCATGAACGGTATGGACCAGCTCAGCGTGGACGCGTGATAGCCGGTCGCGGTCGCCACGATGATCCAGAAGCCGTATTGCACGGCAATACCGAGGAAAAGGATCGCAGTGCCGCCGGCTGTCATCACGGGTGCGGCGGGTTCCTGATCCGTGGGACGGCCGCCCGGGACCGTCTGGGGGAGGAGGCTCGAGGAACGCGGGTCGCCGTCTGCCATCTGTCATCCCTTCGCCGGGGGATACCGATGCCACCAGCCTAGCGGCGCAGGGATCAACTCCGTCTTCTGCTGGCGTGCCGGCTACGGCCGGTAGCGGCGGCGCTGGAACGGTGTGTCCTGACCGGAGCCTCGCCCGCATGGACCATCGCCCCTCCCGGCTGACCCGCGCTGACCTGCCAAGATCAGGGTGGCAAGGCTCGATGTGCCCGGGGTGGCGCAGCGGGGTGAGCGGGCTTGGCACCAAGGGTTGCGGGGCGGCGACAGCGCGTGGAATCCGGGTGGGCGGGTTAGCGTGGTCGGCATGCGCCGCATTGCTTTCGGGGGTCAGGTCTGCGGGCACCTCGGTGCGGGTGCCCGCCGGGAGTGGCTGGTCCCCGACGGGCGCGGCGGGTATGCGATGGGCACCGTCAGCGGCTTGCGGACCAGGCGCTATCACGGGCTGCTGGTGGTGGCCGGCAAGACACCCGGGTTGCGCTACCTGGGGCTGGCCGCGCTCGACCCCGTGGTCACGCTGGCGTCCGGGGCGGTGGTGCGGCTCGGCACGCACGAGTGGTCCGACGGGGTGATCGCGCCCGAGGGGCACCGGTTCCTGTCCGGGTTCGAGCTGATCGACGGGTTGCCGCGGTGGCAGTGGCGGATCGGCGACGTGGTGCTGGAGCGCGAGATCGCCATGGAACCCGGGCGCAGCAGCGTCGCGGTGGTGCATCGGCTGCTCACCGGCGGGCCGGTCAGTCTGCGCCTCGAAGCGCTGTGCACCTGGCGGGACGCGCACGGCGAGCGGGTTGCCGGTGGGCCCGAGCCGGTGGTCGCCGAGGTGGACGGCGGGTGCGTGGTCGAGGGCGCCTACCGTTTGCGCGGGCCGGACTACCGCGGCGCGGGCGGGTGGTTCCGCGGGGTGCGGCACCGCGAGGAGGCGGCGCGCGGTCACACCCCGACCGAGGATCTCTGGTACGCCGGGAGCTTCCACTCCGAGCTGCGCCAGGCCGGTGATGCGGCGGCGGTGTCGGCGTGGGCCGATGACCTCGACGTGACTCCGGCGCCGGCCGCGGAGGTCGTCAGCTCCGGGCGTACGAGAAATCGGGCGGTGGTGGCAGCGGCCGCACCCGGCGACGAAGCCCAGGCCACGCTCGCGTTGGCCGCGGATGCCTTTGTGGTCAGCACGGCGACCGGGCCGGACGTGGTCGCGGGCTACCCGTGGTTCGGCGCGTGGTCGCGGGACACGATGATCGGCTACGAGGGGTTGTTCCTCGCGACCGGGCGGGCGGAGCTGGGGCGCAGCCTGCTGCGGGGCTACGCGGCGACGCTGTCGGAGGGCATGCTGGCCAACACGGCCGACGTGGGCACCGTCGAGTTCAACACCGTCGACGCGACCCTGTGGTTCCTGCACGCGGTGGGCCGGCATGTGGCGCTGACCGGCGACACCGACCTGGCCGCCGAGCTGCTGCCGGCCCTGCGCGGGGTGGTCACGGCGCATCTGGGCGGCACCCGCTACGGCATCGAGGTGGACCCGTACGACGGGTTGCTCCGGCAGGGCGCCCCCGGCGCGGCGCTGACCTGGATGGACGCCCGCGTCGACGGCGTGCCGGTGACCCCGCGGGCGGGCAAGCCGGTCGAGGTCAACGCCCTGTGGATCAACGGGCTGGCCATGCTGATCAAGATGGCCTGGCAGGTCCGCGCCGACCCGGCGCTGTTCGACAAGGCCCATGCGGTGGCCTCGGCGTCGTTCGTGCGGCGCTTCCCGATGCCCGGCGGCCTGCTGCACGACGTGATCGACGGCCCGGACGGCACCGTGCTGCGGCCCAACCAGCTGCTCGCCTGGTCGCTGCCGTATGCCCCGCTGCGCCCGGAACCGGCCGCGCTGCAGACGATCGGCGCCGCCCTGATGACCCCGCTGGGCCCGCGCAGTCAGGCACCGGGCACCGCGGGTTACCACGGCAGCCACCGCGGGACCCAGGCCGAACGCGACACGGCGTATCACACCGGCACGGTCTGGCCCTGGCTGACCGGCCCCTATGTGGAAGCCTGGCGCAAGCTCGGCGTCTCGGCGGAGCAGACCCTCGCCGACGCCGACTTCCACCTCGGGGAGTACGGCCTGGGCTCGGTCTCCGAGACGGCCGACGGGGACGCCCCGCACGGCGCCACCGGCTGCCCGTTCCAGGCCTGGTCGGTGGCCGAGGCCCTGCGTGCCCGCTGGCTCTGACCTCAGACCACCCGGAAGTGCGTGGTCAAGCGCCGTTCCTGGTCGAGCAGGTGCAAGGCGACAAGCGGCGGCAGCGTACGGTCCGCGATGTCCTCGGTCTCGAACGGCAACATCGACGTGGACACCACCCCGGGCGCCACCAGCAGCGGTTTCCCGGCGAACAGCGAAGCCGCGGGCGTGTGCGCATGCCCGCACAGCACCGCGACGACATTGTCGTGCCCGGCCACGATCCCGGCCAGCCGCTCGGTCGACCGCTGCCGGATGCTGTCCACGAAGGGCATCCCCAGCATCACCGGCGGATGGTGGAAACACACGAACGCCGGCCCGTCCCCGGCGTTGCCCAGCTCCGCATCGAGCCAGTCCAACGTCTCCGGCGTCAGCACCCCGTCGTCCCGCCCCGGAATGCTGGAATCGCACATCGCGAAGAAAGCCCCGCCCACCCGGTGCGCCCGGTTGATCGGTTCGCCGCCGGGTTCCTCACCCAGCAACACCTTCCGGTACGCCTCGCGGACGTCATGATTCCCCGGGCAGTGCAGGACGGGAAAATCGAACAGCTCCCGCACCAGTTCGTACTCCGCCTCGGTGCCATGATCGGCGATGTCCCCGGTCAGCAGCACCGCATCCACCGGCGTCCGCAGCCCCCGCAGATACCGGCCGACCCGCCGCGCCCGCTCGACACTGTGCTCGCCACCATCGATGTGAATGTCACTGAAGTGTGCGATAACCGTCATGCCGCCACTCTAGATTTCCAGCGCGCAATTCTCCGCCCCGTCGACCACGGTGGGCACGTCCCTCAGATCTCGAAGAGCGAAGGCTGGCCGATCACCCAGGCCGCCAGGTCATCGGGCCGGTGGGACAGATCGCATGCACCGATGCTTTCCATGATCGCCTCGGCGAGCAGCGGAACCTCTCGCGCACGCCGGCCGCCCAACGTGCAGTGCGCGGCGTTCGCCAGCACGGTGTCGGGCGACCGCCAGCCCGCATCGTCCGGCATCAGCAGACACTCGGCCAGTTCGGCGAGCATCGCCGGGTCCGGCTCGGTTCGGATCCGGGCCAGGCCGACGAGTGCGCTGCGATGCACGAACCGGTCCGGGTGGTCGCGCCACCGGCTGACCGATGCCACGAGCGACTCCGTGCCCGGCCACCCGGTCTCCCCGGCGGTGAGGCAGACGCGCGCCGCGATGTCGGGCTCCTCCTCCAGGCGTAGCCGCTCGGCGAGCCTCGGCGCCAGCACGACCCCGTCCCCGGGAAGAACCCGAGCAGCGTCGCCATGCCGATGCGCAGGTCCGGGTCGTCGTCACCGAGAAGATCGAGGTACGTCGGCAGGGCCGCGCGCAGTGCGACCCGGGCAGCGGCCTCGGCGGGATCCGTCGTGAGCCCGCCGGAGTCACCGGCGTCCTGCCGCGCGGACTTTCGGCGGATCCCGAAGGCGGAACGTGCCGCGGCAAGATCCGCCAAGGCCGGAAGCGCATTCCAGTCGATCGGCTGCGGGTCCACGCCGGTCCTTCGTTCGGGGGGATACCGCCGGTTTCCGGTTCGGTGGCGCGGGCCCCGGGGTAACGGCGTCGCGATGAGGTACAGGACAATTGTTGCAATGCTGCTGATGCTGGTCGCTACCGGGCTGGTGCTGTTCGTGTTTCCCCGGCCCGATCATGCGGTGGCCCGCACCGGCATGGCGCTGATGGTGCTCGGGGCCGTCGTGGCGAGCGTCGGAATGGTGCTCGACAAGCGGGGGCGG includes:
- a CDS encoding carbohydrate ABC transporter permease, with the translated sequence MTNLRTDAPVPPPGTVSYPGKRHSAAATAEKKELKLFSGFAHVALAIWGILVIAPLIWVVLASFKSNTEIFTHAPFSLPSKLSFETYKTAWTEAHIGRYFFNSIFVVALSTAGTMVFGSMAAYVLARYKFFGNRFIYYLFVSGLAFPVFMAIVPLFLILQNLGLLNTYTGLILVYIAYSLPFTVFFMTAFFKTLPNHVAEAAIVDGASHTRLFFQVMLPMAKSGLVSITIFNVVGQWNQYLLPVAIMQGQGADKKWVLTQGIANISVSAGYQANWAALFAALTLSILPMIIVYAFFQRQIQSGLTAGATK
- a CDS encoding SigE family RNA polymerase sigma factor; its protein translation is MTDIVRSESGWGLSWRRERAARDEEFTAFAVTATPRLRRTAYLMCRDWHLAQDLTQLTLAKMYASWGRIWRTANLEAYSRRVLLNAIFDQRKRRSGSEVVSAELPDRPGQQVERDAELQVTLMRALATLPVRDQAIVVLRHWEDHSVETVAEILGVSTSVVKMRNMRALGRLRELLGADFTR
- a CDS encoding permease-like cell division protein FtsX, with the translated sequence MEQNLRGLFERALDDEPGHLPGDTVRLAMVHGRRIRRRRGLVAGGLAATAAVVTAVVAVNGSMAPAPDRVPAAAARPSACTQPAQDRASDVAVFLTPDITATQRSGLLTALQADPVVRDVQFESREQAYARFKELWQKSPDFVSSLSGDALPESFRMALAQPSGYPAFAARFRHRAGVQDVVGYDCPRAGR
- a CDS encoding bifunctional 3'-5' exonuclease/DNA polymerase; its protein translation is MLVAVVSADGTWTGPGLLRDLHPDGTPAAGPVAVPDLAAAVAAREAADAPRWLWAATAECYPPLLRSGVRVGRCHDVELTEALLLGFAGRWGQPRGLAAAFARLTGVLPVPADPPPRIPEPPGLTQETLFGPATGAGAGSDHQAVLTVAAAAAPTGAARPAGLGGAPRVVLDALVRVYADQQLRVAATGQPRRFGLLVAAESAGALIGAEMGHTGIPWRADVHDQVLRELLGAPQPVGPPRRLAELTAEINAAFGVRGLHPDSPAEVLRAFARAGIDVPNTRAWVLRKVEHPAVKPLLEYKELYRIWTAHGWTWLDSWVRDGRFRPEYVPGGVVSGRWATRGGGALQVPKVVRRAVVADPGWCFVVADAGQLEPRVLAAVSGDARLAAAGEADDLYAALAADSFDGDRPRAKVALLGAMYGQTGGAAIPALAVLRKHYPTAFEYVEAAARTGEAGGLVRSWLGRTCPPSSSAWRDAGLDPPEETGSADLPQGGASGRARGRFTRNFVIQATAAEWALVLLATLRTELAGTRAEIVLFVHDEVGVHCPADEAGRVAEAVRSAAARAGELLFGRTEVRFPLDVSTVECYADAA
- a CDS encoding MarR family winged helix-turn-helix transcriptional regulator; this translates as MDEHPRPPSQRERVLDGLTAFGAAQSELLRLFARTKGMHVTDAAAVVQIIEHEEAGRPLTPARLAERIGLSPGATSILLARLETAGFIDRTREHTDRRIVTLRSTKAINEAADAFFEPLAEQLNAALAEFTAKDLDLLLSATERLRALVEAYAREAMTPPEPTGHPTTVGSQQLP
- a CDS encoding NAD(P)/FAD-dependent oxidoreductase translates to MKPVVIIGAGLAGLTLARVLHLNDIPVVLYEGEESLNARTQGGQLDIHDFNGQVALARCRLTDEFHSIVNLGAEAMRFLDPDGHVVGEIPDDGKLTNPEVLRGELRRILVESLPEGTIRWDHKIASIHATGDAHTVVFANGDSVDADVLVGADGAWSRVRAYLNGAAPEYTGTLWAETFLHDVEARHRDGAEIVGRGAMLAMQPGRGIFGHREANDIIHVYAVMKKPLAWAETVDLADRERALQVIADQLGDGWAPELTELITGGDTDPVVRPIWGLPLGHTWDRRRGVMLVGDAAHLTPPDGDGANWALFDGAELGTLIAENPDDIDAAFDAFAERMLPRSAESSEEGYQSFERTFGYNAPVNLRNMMDGAKTYGREHHE
- a CDS encoding amylo-alpha-1,6-glucosidase; its protein translation is MRRIAFGGQVCGHLGAGARREWLVPDGRGGYAMGTVSGLRTRRYHGLLVVAGKTPGLRYLGLAALDPVVTLASGAVVRLGTHEWSDGVIAPEGHRFLSGFELIDGLPRWQWRIGDVVLEREIAMEPGRSSVAVVHRLLTGGPVSLRLEALCTWRDAHGERVAGGPEPVVAEVDGGCVVEGAYRLRGPDYRGAGGWFRGVRHREEAARGHTPTEDLWYAGSFHSELRQAGDAAAVSAWADDLDVTPAPAAEVVSSGRTRNRAVVAAAAPGDEAQATLALAADAFVVSTATGPDVVAGYPWFGAWSRDTMIGYEGLFLATGRAELGRSLLRGYAATLSEGMLANTADVGTVEFNTVDATLWFLHAVGRHVALTGDTDLAAELLPALRGVVTAHLGGTRYGIEVDPYDGLLRQGAPGAALTWMDARVDGVPVTPRAGKPVEVNALWINGLAMLIKMAWQVRADPALFDKAHAVASASFVRRFPMPGGLLHDVIDGPDGTVLRPNQLLAWSLPYAPLRPEPAALQTIGAALMTPLGPRSQAPGTAGYHGSHRGTQAERDTAYHTGTVWPWLTGPYVEAWRKLGVSAEQTLADADFHLGEYGLGSVSETADGDAPHGATGCPFQAWSVAEALRARWL
- a CDS encoding metallophosphoesterase → MTVIAHFSDIHIDGGEHSVERARRVGRYLRGLRTPVDAVLLTGDIADHGTEAEYELVRELFDFPVLHCPGNHDVREAYRKVLLGEEPGGEPINRAHRVGGAFFAMCDSSIPGRDDGVLTPETLDWLDAELGNAGDGPAFVCFHHPPVMLGMPFVDSIRQRSTERLAGIVAGHDNVVAVLCGHAHTPAASLFAGKPLLVAPGVVSTSMLPFETEDIADRTLPPLVALHLLDQERRLTTHFRVV